A portion of the Limisphaera ngatamarikiensis genome contains these proteins:
- the cas4g/cas1g gene encoding CRISPR-associated endonuclease Cas4g/Cas1g, producing the protein MNSNSRHNRPAHDPPAAPATAQAQSPTQTDPEHALVPDLLPARMLNEFVYCPRLFYYEWVEALWADNADTVHGAHQHRRVDKGPTALPSPTSAEEVPEAIHARSVTLSSEKHGLIARIDLVEVENGAVCPVDYKRGAPRQGDGAPELWDTDRVQLAAQAIILRDNGYRCEEGIVYYCSTRQRVRLPITEELIEETLRLAHQARALAARRQIPPPLFNSPKCPRCSLVGICLPDETWITTRLDITEPPSRPTAIQLSLFPECPSEQQPVPPVRRLVPARDDEKPLYLNTQGLKIGISGGVLQIRDKEDHTQEIRLMDVNQVNVFGNVQLTTQAIQALCQEDIPIAYFSMGGWFYGLTRGHSLKNVFLRRNQFRLADTPWACLKIARALVAGKIQNQRTLLQRNHIEPPAEVLAALKHLAQQARTADSLETLRGIEGQAANLYFAHFAGMLKIDDLWEATGKSRLPFTFHFTHRNRRPPRDPINALLSLAYSLLAKDVTITAWAVGFDPYVGFYHQPRFGRPALALDLMEPFRPIIADSAVLIAINNRMLTPDDFVQVGPSVALKNDARKHFLRAYEQRMDTLATHPLFDYRVSYRRILEIQTRLLARYINGEVPQYSAFVTR; encoded by the coding sequence ATGAATTCCAATTCAAGACACAACCGACCGGCTCACGATCCGCCCGCGGCGCCTGCCACGGCTCAGGCCCAAAGTCCCACACAAACCGACCCTGAACACGCCCTGGTCCCGGACCTGCTCCCGGCCCGCATGCTCAACGAATTCGTCTACTGCCCACGCCTCTTCTACTACGAATGGGTGGAGGCCCTGTGGGCCGACAATGCCGACACCGTGCACGGTGCCCACCAACATCGCCGCGTGGACAAGGGGCCCACGGCCCTCCCCAGCCCTACATCCGCCGAAGAGGTCCCCGAGGCCATCCACGCCCGCTCCGTCACCCTCAGTAGCGAAAAACACGGCCTCATCGCCCGCATCGACCTCGTCGAGGTTGAAAACGGCGCGGTCTGCCCCGTGGATTACAAGCGTGGGGCCCCGCGCCAGGGCGATGGCGCCCCGGAACTCTGGGATACAGACCGTGTCCAGCTCGCCGCCCAGGCAATTATCCTACGGGACAACGGCTATCGCTGTGAAGAGGGTATTGTCTACTACTGCAGCACCCGTCAACGCGTTCGTTTGCCCATTACGGAGGAATTGATCGAAGAAACCCTCCGCCTCGCCCACCAGGCCCGTGCCCTGGCAGCGCGCCGCCAAATCCCACCCCCTCTGTTCAACAGCCCCAAATGCCCCCGCTGCTCCCTGGTCGGAATCTGCCTGCCGGACGAAACCTGGATCACCACCCGTCTTGATATTACAGAGCCACCGTCCCGGCCCACGGCGATTCAACTTTCCCTGTTCCCCGAGTGTCCTTCAGAGCAGCAGCCCGTCCCGCCCGTCCGACGGCTCGTGCCCGCACGCGATGACGAAAAACCACTCTACCTCAACACCCAGGGACTCAAGATCGGCATCTCAGGAGGCGTGTTGCAGATCCGCGACAAGGAGGATCACACGCAGGAAATCCGCCTCATGGATGTCAATCAGGTCAACGTTTTTGGGAACGTCCAGCTCACCACCCAGGCCATTCAGGCCCTTTGCCAGGAGGACATCCCCATTGCCTACTTCTCCATGGGGGGCTGGTTCTACGGTCTCACGCGCGGGCACAGCCTCAAAAATGTCTTCCTCCGCCGCAACCAGTTCCGACTCGCAGATACCCCCTGGGCCTGCCTTAAAATCGCCCGCGCCCTTGTGGCCGGCAAAATCCAGAATCAACGGACTCTTCTCCAACGAAACCACATCGAGCCACCCGCCGAGGTCCTGGCCGCCCTGAAACACCTTGCACAGCAGGCCCGCACCGCCGATTCTTTGGAAACCCTCCGCGGGATAGAGGGCCAGGCCGCCAACCTGTACTTTGCACACTTTGCCGGCATGCTCAAAATCGACGACCTCTGGGAAGCGACTGGGAAAAGTCGGCTCCCGTTCACTTTCCACTTCACCCATCGCAACCGGCGCCCACCCAGAGATCCGATCAACGCCCTGCTATCACTTGCCTATTCCCTTCTCGCCAAAGACGTCACCATCACAGCCTGGGCCGTCGGCTTCGACCCCTACGTCGGATTCTACCACCAACCCCGCTTCGGCCGCCCGGCCCTTGCCCTCGACCTTATGGAACCCTTCCGGCCCATTATTGCCGACAGCGCCGTTCTCATCGCAATCAACAACCGCATGCTCACACCCGACGATTTCGTCCAGGTAGGCCCCTCGGTCGCCCTCAAAAACGACGCTCGCAAACACTTCCTCCGTGCATACGAGCAACGCATGGATACTTTGGCCACACATCCCTTGTTCGACTACCGGGTCAGCTACCGCCGAATTCTTGAAATCCAAACCCGTCTCCTGGCCCGGTACATCAACGGCGAGGTCCCGCAGTACAGCGCATTCGTCACGCGTTAA
- the cas2 gene encoding CRISPR-associated endonuclease Cas2 has product MRTTYLVCYDICDDKRLRQVFKTCKDYGNHLQYSVFECDLNPAEKAELEAALSAIINHAEDQVLFVSLGPAEGRGERVITAIGLPYVRIDAPCYVV; this is encoded by the coding sequence ATGCGGACAACGTATCTGGTCTGTTACGACATCTGCGACGATAAACGCCTTCGACAGGTCTTCAAAACCTGCAAGGATTACGGCAACCACCTCCAGTACTCGGTCTTCGAATGCGACTTGAACCCCGCCGAAAAAGCTGAACTCGAAGCCGCGCTTTCCGCCATCATCAATCATGCGGAAGATCAGGTTCTTTTTGTCTCCCTCGGACCGGCCGAGGGGCGCGGAGAACGGGTCATTACCGCCATCGGCCTGCCCTACGTCCGCATCGACGCCCCCTGCTACGTCGTATGA
- the csb2 gene encoding type I-G CRISPR-associated protein Csb2: MFVIELRFPAGRYHATPWGSHVNEGVVEWPPSPWRLLRALVATWHLKAKDEIPEAPIRSLVEKLASQPPSFHLPPATGAHTRHYMQVIEGRKLKPVKIFDTFLHLAGPLRVGWDLSLTPEEQEVLHILCRRLAYFGRAESLVEATLIPTGDDFLPNARPLSDTEPVPVGTELVRLLTPLSPAEFAQWRAQHDAQASGKTTRARKRTRRQRHEAPKLPDSLFEALHADTTDLQSAGWLLPPGSRFLNYIRPAQGVARTPVRASRSLTKRHTVARFALSSAVPPRILDAVSVAERLHQALLSRFKNQDPPSLISGRDPEGNPLRGHKHLYIFSEPNGPRDAITHVTLYARDGFDPESRRAIESVTRLWGHGGHDLQLVFLGFGDEQTFADCRLFGPANVWRSLTPFVATRHPKTHRNGQPKLDVDGLWIGSPEHDLRRLLLEAGLPRPSQITPLRTITVSSRILRPIQFQTRRYHGQGRRATRTVPVAFQIVFPEPVRGPLALGYAAHFGLGLFVPAPEQAL; the protein is encoded by the coding sequence ATGTTCGTCATTGAACTCCGTTTTCCCGCGGGCCGCTACCATGCCACGCCATGGGGTAGTCACGTTAACGAGGGGGTGGTCGAGTGGCCTCCTTCGCCATGGCGGCTTCTCCGTGCCCTGGTCGCCACCTGGCATCTCAAGGCAAAAGACGAGATCCCCGAGGCCCCAATCCGCAGTCTCGTGGAGAAACTGGCCTCTCAACCACCCTCCTTCCATCTGCCGCCCGCCACAGGTGCGCATACGCGCCATTACATGCAGGTCATCGAGGGCAGAAAACTCAAGCCCGTCAAAATCTTCGACACTTTCCTTCACCTCGCCGGCCCTTTACGCGTCGGCTGGGACCTCTCTCTAACGCCAGAGGAACAGGAGGTCCTCCACATCCTCTGTCGCCGACTTGCCTACTTCGGCCGCGCCGAGAGCCTCGTCGAAGCCACGCTGATCCCGACCGGGGACGACTTCCTTCCCAATGCGCGCCCTTTGTCGGATACCGAGCCCGTACCCGTGGGAACGGAATTGGTGCGCCTGCTGACGCCATTAAGCCCCGCCGAATTCGCTCAGTGGCGGGCCCAACATGATGCACAAGCGTCGGGAAAAACCACTCGGGCCCGAAAAAGGACCCGCAGGCAGAGGCATGAAGCTCCGAAGCTGCCGGACAGCCTGTTTGAGGCCCTCCACGCCGACACGACGGACCTGCAGTCCGCCGGCTGGCTGCTACCCCCCGGCAGCCGTTTCCTCAATTACATCCGCCCGGCCCAGGGTGTGGCCCGGACTCCCGTCCGAGCAAGCCGCTCCCTCACCAAGCGCCACACCGTCGCGCGCTTTGCCCTCTCCAGCGCCGTACCGCCGCGGATCCTGGACGCCGTCTCGGTGGCCGAACGACTTCACCAAGCTCTCCTCTCACGCTTTAAAAACCAGGACCCACCATCCCTGATCTCCGGGCGAGATCCGGAGGGGAACCCGCTCCGAGGCCACAAGCATCTCTACATTTTCAGCGAGCCCAACGGCCCACGCGACGCCATCACCCACGTAACCCTCTACGCTCGAGATGGCTTCGACCCCGAATCCCGCCGCGCCATCGAGTCCGTCACACGACTGTGGGGACACGGCGGCCATGATCTGCAACTCGTTTTCCTTGGCTTTGGAGATGAGCAGACCTTTGCCGATTGTCGCCTGTTTGGCCCCGCAAATGTTTGGCGTTCCCTGACGCCCTTCGTTGCGACCCGTCATCCCAAGACCCACCGAAACGGTCAGCCCAAGCTCGACGTCGACGGGCTCTGGATAGGATCACCGGAACACGACCTGCGCCGTCTCCTTTTGGAGGCCGGCCTGCCACGCCCCTCTCAAATCACTCCCCTCCGCACCATCACGGTTTCCTCCCGCATCCTCCGCCCCATCCAGTTCCAGACCCGTCGATACCATGGTCAGGGTCGCCGCGCCACCCGCACAGTACCCGTTGCCTTCCAGATCGTCTTCCCCGAGCCCGTTAGAGGCCCCTTGGCCCTCGGCTACGCAGCCCACTTTGGCCTAGGACTTTTCGTCCCCGCTCCTGAACAAGCCCTGTAA
- the cas7g gene encoding type I-G CRISPR-associated RAMP protein Csb1/Cas7g — translation MNLDALKNSPRLLLEARLKPIAGTRFQPTGFPDLGPAQYKLPDGTDMLLVESAQSMANRLEAVCWDTVANDWVEPLRGLPCVVVTDKNGRFLTCTVLEAHRLNSPYILEGKHKNFAETLKKELAVDDFAPVNLRLLAQVLLKYDINSLLHGVFLAKSDIAGGRMRLPRALTAFIEARNVTVAPSGGVKNDALNPGGDANKGFGNVPYHRQEFCGDIRAYFSLDLALIRGFGLGQDVERLLITLALFKILRFLRDGLRLRTACDLEVDGNLEVKRPENFALPPLETIEQELPELIRAVSTRFAQPPITRVVYEEASQPKKSQTQTGEE, via the coding sequence ATGAACCTCGATGCATTAAAGAACAGCCCGCGCCTCCTCCTGGAGGCCAGACTCAAACCCATCGCCGGAACCCGCTTCCAGCCCACCGGCTTTCCGGACCTCGGGCCGGCACAATACAAGCTACCGGACGGTACGGACATGCTTCTGGTGGAATCCGCACAGAGCATGGCCAACCGATTGGAAGCCGTCTGCTGGGACACCGTCGCCAACGACTGGGTCGAACCTCTCCGCGGTCTGCCGTGCGTGGTCGTCACCGACAAAAATGGCCGATTCCTCACTTGCACCGTGCTCGAGGCCCACCGCCTCAATAGTCCCTATATCCTGGAGGGTAAACACAAGAACTTTGCGGAAACCCTGAAAAAGGAGTTGGCTGTCGATGACTTCGCGCCGGTCAACCTCAGACTGTTGGCTCAAGTACTCCTCAAATACGACATCAACAGCCTCCTGCACGGCGTTTTCTTGGCCAAAAGCGACATCGCTGGTGGGCGTATGCGCCTGCCCCGAGCACTTACCGCATTCATCGAGGCCCGCAACGTCACCGTGGCCCCCAGCGGGGGCGTCAAAAACGACGCTCTCAACCCTGGCGGGGACGCCAACAAGGGGTTTGGTAACGTCCCCTACCATCGCCAGGAATTCTGTGGCGACATAAGGGCTTACTTCTCGCTCGACCTCGCTTTGATCCGCGGCTTCGGCCTCGGCCAGGATGTCGAGCGCTTACTGATTACTCTCGCCCTCTTCAAAATCCTTCGTTTCCTGAGAGACGGGCTGCGGTTGCGAACCGCCTGCGATCTCGAAGTCGATGGCAACCTCGAGGTCAAACGCCCGGAAAACTTCGCGCTGCCTCCACTGGAGACAATTGAGCAGGAGCTCCCTGAACTGATCCGGGCCGTCTCCACACGCTTTGCCCAACCGCCCATCACCAGGGTGGTCTACGAAGAGGCCTCCCAGCCCAAAAAGTCCCAGACGCAAACCGGTGAAGAATAG
- the cas8g1 gene encoding type I-G CRISPR-associated protein Cas8g1/Csx17: protein MPEIRLTGCAPTPLAHYLKALGILRLVAEQKDHDATGYWQRDVFVLNSSLDADSLLKFFLHEYSPTPILAPWNGGSGFYPKDNRTALESIAGSTSPRFEVYRRTIAEARSALNRLGLTAKPNAEAKQQLLLLCRSLFPEQALAWLDAAYVLTEHGPKYPPLLGTGGNDGRLEFTNNFMQRLVEVIDPATGHPRGTASALLTGALFGAQEALPLANASVGQFLPGQAGGANAASGFQGASLINPWDYILTLEGSLLFASAVVRRLETTEPGTIAYPFCVRAAAAGYASSAGADEATARGEMWMPLWERPTRLPELAAILAEGRAQIGNRPARHGVDFARAIVGLGVDRGLSAFQRYGFQVRNGLNYFATPLGRFVVRRNARADLICEVDAWLDTLRNIAGPTADRVPASVTRALRDVEEAILSLCQENSATRLQGVLIALGRAEKALARSHSWAAGLDSRPPRTRIWPLHGLSRQWLREADDGSVEFRLATALVSITGSYKNREGQPLRLPLRCHLEPVTFDTRRGTFQWDDNPSNHVVWHEGDFVDLLNAIFTRRLLCATQSGFSELPDHAAYPAPLGDVVAFLDHQTDDARLADLLWGLCLVDWSSPGRQEDSLPATWRDPGDLATPSALFSLLRLLFARPSEQGSLAPIPLVPAVHRWAAAGNGLAASRLAAQRLRASDLAPALGSVDIHGEAARRAAAAILFPLSRRDLERLADLILKPQTQRV from the coding sequence ATGCCCGAGATTCGACTCACCGGTTGTGCTCCCACTCCTCTGGCGCATTACTTGAAAGCGCTGGGCATCCTGCGTCTGGTGGCCGAGCAGAAGGACCATGACGCCACAGGCTACTGGCAACGCGATGTCTTCGTGCTCAACAGCTCCTTGGACGCCGACAGCCTCCTCAAGTTTTTCCTCCACGAATACAGTCCCACGCCCATCCTCGCTCCCTGGAACGGTGGCAGCGGATTCTACCCAAAGGACAACCGCACAGCGCTCGAATCCATCGCCGGCTCAACTTCTCCCAGATTTGAGGTGTATCGCCGCACGATTGCCGAAGCCCGATCGGCGCTCAACCGACTGGGCCTGACAGCAAAACCCAATGCGGAGGCCAAACAACAACTGCTTCTGCTGTGTCGAAGTCTATTTCCGGAACAGGCTCTGGCTTGGTTGGACGCCGCTTATGTATTGACCGAACATGGGCCCAAGTATCCCCCGTTACTCGGCACCGGCGGCAACGACGGCCGGCTGGAGTTCACCAACAATTTCATGCAGCGCCTGGTCGAGGTCATCGACCCCGCCACGGGACACCCTCGCGGGACTGCCAGTGCGCTTTTAACAGGCGCTCTTTTCGGTGCTCAGGAAGCCCTTCCTTTGGCCAATGCATCCGTGGGCCAGTTCCTGCCCGGTCAGGCCGGCGGTGCCAATGCTGCCTCCGGATTCCAGGGAGCCAGTTTGATCAATCCATGGGATTACATCCTCACGCTCGAAGGCTCCCTGCTCTTCGCCTCGGCCGTCGTCCGCCGGCTAGAGACCACCGAACCAGGAACGATAGCCTATCCGTTTTGCGTGCGTGCAGCCGCCGCCGGCTACGCCAGCTCCGCCGGGGCTGACGAGGCCACAGCCCGCGGCGAAATGTGGATGCCCTTGTGGGAGCGTCCCACCAGGCTGCCAGAACTCGCAGCCATCCTCGCCGAGGGTCGCGCACAGATCGGCAATCGCCCCGCCCGGCACGGGGTCGATTTTGCCCGGGCGATTGTGGGTCTGGGTGTCGACCGGGGGCTGAGTGCATTCCAACGCTACGGGTTCCAGGTCCGTAATGGCCTGAATTACTTTGCCACGCCCCTGGGGCGCTTCGTCGTCCGCCGCAATGCCCGAGCCGACCTCATCTGTGAGGTGGATGCCTGGCTGGACACACTCCGCAACATCGCTGGTCCGACTGCCGACCGGGTGCCGGCTTCAGTAACCCGGGCCCTGCGCGACGTAGAGGAAGCCATTCTGAGCCTTTGCCAGGAAAACAGTGCAACGCGCCTCCAGGGCGTTTTGATTGCACTCGGCCGGGCTGAAAAGGCGCTGGCCCGCAGCCACTCCTGGGCCGCAGGTCTCGACAGCAGGCCACCCAGAACGAGAATCTGGCCGCTACACGGGCTCTCCCGACAGTGGCTCAGGGAAGCAGATGACGGCTCGGTTGAGTTCCGCCTCGCCACCGCCCTGGTCTCCATCACAGGCTCCTACAAAAACCGCGAAGGACAACCTCTGAGACTACCCTTGCGCTGCCATCTCGAGCCGGTCACGTTCGATACCCGACGCGGAACATTCCAGTGGGACGACAATCCCTCCAATCATGTCGTGTGGCACGAGGGTGATTTCGTGGACCTGTTGAATGCGATCTTCACCCGCCGTCTATTGTGCGCCACGCAGTCCGGCTTCTCCGAACTGCCCGATCACGCCGCATATCCCGCCCCGCTCGGCGACGTGGTGGCCTTCCTCGACCACCAAACCGACGATGCCCGCCTGGCTGACCTGCTATGGGGACTCTGCCTTGTGGACTGGTCATCCCCTGGCCGGCAGGAGGATTCATTACCGGCAACATGGAGGGATCCCGGCGACCTTGCTACCCCTTCGGCCCTCTTCAGCCTCCTGCGCCTGCTTTTTGCTCGGCCATCCGAGCAGGGTTCCCTTGCGCCCATACCCCTGGTGCCCGCTGTTCACCGGTGGGCCGCCGCCGGCAATGGCCTGGCAGCTTCGCGTCTGGCCGCGCAACGGCTCCGGGCATCCGATCTGGCCCCGGCGCTCGGGTCGGTCGACATCCACGGAGAAGCCGCCCGCCGAGCAGCGGCCGCAATCCTCTTTCCGCTCAGCCGACGTGATCTCGAACGGCTGGCGGACTTGATCCTGAAACCTCAAACCCAAAGGGTCTGA